In Tripterygium wilfordii isolate XIE 37 chromosome 23, ASM1340144v1, whole genome shotgun sequence, one genomic interval encodes:
- the LOC119993487 gene encoding RING-H2 finger protein ATL77-like — translation MALATRAIKVRVRGQKLQIPFEANILKIIFTHQYLHYVDDGTTAGTIQVTDTTPSVLYIHPREAITLPHLLKPHLSQAPSFDDDVLHDDELDFLVQCVASRVRALTASADCFESFFFLVDVVLVCSEPEEDEEEKAAKGASDSALLKLKKERFDGGDGVCCVCLGEFLASVSVARMPCNHVFHDCCILRWLQRADTCPICRQQLLSD, via the coding sequence ATGGCATTGGCTACACGAGCAATCAAAGTACGTGTGAGAGGCCAAAAGCTCCAAATACCCTTCGAAGCCAACATCTTGAAAATAATCTTCACTCACCAATACCTACATTATGTAGACGATGGAACCACAGCGGGAACTATCCAAGTCACCGACACAACCCCTTCTGTCCTTTACATTCACCCTAGAGAAGCCATAACCCTTCCTCATCTCCTCAAACCCCATCTCTCCCAAGCACCCTCGTTTGACGACGATGTTCTTCACGATGACGAGTTGGATTTCTTAGTCCAATGCGTGGCTTCAAGGGTACGTGCGTTGACAGCTTCCGCAGATTGTTTCGAGAGTTTTTTCTTCTTGGTCGATGTGGTACTTGTTTGTTCTGAACCcgaggaggatgaggaggagAAGGCAGCGAAAGGAGCATCGGATTCTGCGCTGTTGAAattaaagaaagagagatttgaTGGTGGTGATGGTGTGTGTTGTGTTTGTTTGGGTGAGTTTTTAGCGTCAGTATCGGTCGCTCGCATGCCATGCAACCATGTGTTCCATGATTGTTGCATACTACGTTGGTTGCAACGAGCTGATACTTGTCCAATATGCCGTCAACAACTCTTGTCGGATTAa